One window of Dehalobacterium formicoaceticum genomic DNA carries:
- the htpG gene encoding molecular chaperone HtpG has protein sequence MNPENGNISIHTENIFPIIKKWLYSDKDIFVRELISNGVDAVSKLKRLSALGEVDLGEDLPFYVRVVFDQEKKTLSFIDNGIGMTAEEVKKYINQIAFSGAEDFIAKYQDQADEGSQIIGHFGLGFYSAFMVADQVQIDTLSYQKEAEAVRWICTGGTEYEILPSERKERGTTVTLQLAEDSLEFLEEFTLRQIIEKYCAFLPVEIFLVNAKPTEDEAGKEREAKPLNDTNPLWMRNPKDCTDQDYKEFYAKVFMDFKEPLFWIHLNVDYPFNLKGILYFPKVNNEFERLEGKIKLFNNQVFVADNIKEVIPEFLMLLKGVIDCSDLPLNVSRSFLQKDSNVIKISKHITKKVGDKLGELFQEDREKYHGYWDDINPFVKYGCLREDKFYDRVQDYIVYRTTKGDYVTLKEYLDRNQSFHENKVFYVSDEKGQGQYIRLFQEQGLEAVILSGPLDMHFIQFMEGKMPEVHFNRIDSDLSDSLKDPEKTHDAEMQDQLAGLFQRVLGNDKLKVQVETLKTEDVPAIVLLSEQTRRMQDMNVLYGRSDLKGMFPDEETLVLNAGNPLVQGVLKLKEQPEKQEELDLICRHLYDLAMLSHKQLEPAALTDFIARGNKILMMLAKEKN, from the coding sequence ATGAATCCGGAAAACGGAAATATTTCGATTCATACGGAAAATATTTTTCCGATTATTAAGAAATGGTTGTATTCCGATAAGGATATTTTTGTACGGGAGTTAATCTCAAACGGTGTTGATGCCGTTAGTAAATTAAAAAGATTATCCGCTTTGGGGGAAGTAGATCTGGGTGAAGATCTCCCTTTTTATGTGCGGGTGGTTTTTGATCAGGAAAAGAAAACCTTAAGCTTTATTGACAATGGGATTGGGATGACGGCTGAGGAAGTCAAAAAGTATATTAATCAAATTGCTTTTTCCGGGGCTGAGGATTTTATTGCCAAATATCAGGACCAAGCTGATGAGGGCAGTCAAATTATCGGGCATTTTGGGTTAGGGTTTTATTCTGCTTTTATGGTGGCGGATCAAGTGCAAATCGATACCCTTTCTTATCAAAAAGAAGCGGAAGCGGTGCGCTGGATTTGTACCGGAGGTACTGAATATGAAATCCTCCCTTCTGAGCGCAAAGAAAGAGGTACAACGGTTACTTTGCAATTGGCGGAGGACTCCCTTGAATTCCTGGAGGAATTTACCTTGCGCCAAATTATTGAGAAATATTGCGCCTTTTTACCGGTGGAAATCTTCCTGGTTAATGCCAAACCAACCGAGGACGAAGCAGGCAAAGAACGGGAGGCTAAACCTCTTAATGATACCAATCCCCTGTGGATGCGGAATCCTAAGGACTGTACCGACCAGGATTATAAGGAGTTTTATGCCAAGGTCTTTATGGATTTCAAAGAACCTTTATTCTGGATCCATCTCAATGTGGATTACCCCTTTAACCTTAAGGGAATTCTTTATTTCCCCAAGGTTAATAATGAGTTTGAACGGTTGGAAGGAAAAATAAAACTTTTTAATAATCAGGTTTTTGTGGCCGACAACATTAAAGAAGTGATCCCTGAATTTTTGATGCTCTTGAAAGGGGTGATCGATTGCTCCGATCTGCCCCTGAATGTTTCCCGAAGTTTTCTGCAAAAAGACAGCAATGTGATTAAGATTTCCAAACATATTACCAAAAAGGTTGGGGATAAGTTGGGAGAGCTCTTTCAGGAAGACCGGGAAAAATATCATGGGTATTGGGATGATATCAATCCTTTTGTGAAATATGGCTGTCTCCGGGAGGATAAGTTCTATGACCGGGTGCAGGATTATATCGTCTACCGCACCACCAAAGGAGATTATGTGACACTGAAGGAATATTTGGACAGAAATCAATCTTTCCATGAAAACAAGGTGTTTTACGTCAGTGATGAAAAGGGACAAGGCCAATATATCCGTCTCTTTCAGGAACAAGGGTTGGAAGCGGTGATTTTATCCGGCCCCTTAGATATGCATTTTATCCAGTTCATGGAAGGGAAGATGCCGGAGGTTCATTTTAACCGCATTGACTCCGACCTCTCCGACAGTCTCAAAGATCCGGAAAAAACCCATGATGCTGAAATGCAGGATCAACTGGCCGGTCTTTTTCAGAGAGTTCTGGGCAACGATAAGCTGAAGGTTCAGGTGGAGACATTGAAAACGGAAGATGTGCCTGCCATCGTGCTTTTAAGTGAGCAGACCAGGCGCATGCAAGATATGAATGTTCTTTACGGCCGCTCAGATCTGAAGGGCATGTTCCCGGACGAGGAGACCTTGGTATTGAATGCGGGCAACCCGCTGGTGCAAGGGGTACTGAAGCTTAAGGAACAACCGGAAAAGCAGGAAGAACTGGATTTAATTTGCCGCCATCTCTATGATTTGGCGATGCTCAGCCATAAACAGCTGGAACCGGCTGCCTTGACTGATTTTATTGCCCGGGGCAATAAAATTTTAATGATGCTGGCCAAAGAAAAAAATTGA
- a CDS encoding stalk domain-containing protein: MIKNKKKVIALVVSALILFMSFSTTSFAASIQTTLKAQFVSFKILLNGQQVTPKDSAGNIVQPLLVNNTTYLPLRAFGDLFNKNVDWNNTLKQISITDKPNNEVEGLKSQIKDKDNQILLLNSQLTAANNKITDLEKKKDTKSNDIDDIIADMEDSLNDDYDDKNFGRDYLNNKSVLFDAINLDGDEDDLELELKIDLEDFYAEKYDWYDDIDQGDIEDLLQEICDAIWDDRDLEDADIDGTIYDTSEREELESFSVKAGKSLKLD; the protein is encoded by the coding sequence ATGATTAAAAACAAAAAGAAAGTGATCGCTCTCGTCGTTTCCGCATTAATTTTGTTTATGTCCTTTAGTACGACAAGTTTTGCCGCTAGCATCCAAACAACATTAAAAGCCCAATTTGTTTCATTTAAGATTCTCTTAAACGGACAGCAGGTTACACCGAAGGACAGCGCAGGCAACATCGTTCAACCCTTACTGGTTAATAACACCACCTATTTGCCTTTACGGGCGTTTGGTGACCTTTTTAACAAAAATGTGGATTGGAATAACACCCTGAAACAAATCAGCATCACCGACAAACCCAATAATGAAGTGGAAGGTTTAAAATCCCAAATCAAAGACAAGGACAACCAGATTTTGCTTTTAAATTCTCAGCTTACTGCGGCCAACAATAAAATTACTGATCTGGAAAAAAAGAAGGACACCAAGAGTAATGACATCGATGATATCATTGCCGATATGGAAGATTCCCTGAATGATGATTATGATGATAAGAATTTCGGAAGGGATTATCTGAATAACAAATCTGTGCTCTTTGATGCCATTAACTTAGACGGAGACGAAGATGATCTTGAACTGGAGCTAAAAATCGATTTAGAGGATTTTTACGCTGAGAAATATGACTGGTACGATGACATTGATCAAGGGGATATTGAAGATTTATTGCAGGAAATCTGTGATGCGATCTGGGATGACCGGGATCTGGAAGATGCTGATATCGATGGCACCATCTATGATACTTCTGAACGGGAAGAATTGGAGTCCTTCTCCGTGAAAGCAGGCAAAAGCTTAAAGCTGGATTAA
- a CDS encoding tetraprenyl-beta-curcumene synthase family protein produces the protein MNSLLSEGKLIARFIKEIFPLVHHALSRWEEYGAKIPDPVLKTQALASLKNKKFHCQGGSIYALYPKADQARMVSFIVAFQTISDYLDNLCDRTGCEDERSFRQLHLAMKEALEPDLPLSDYYLYYPYQSDGGYLKALVQECRRCLTFFPSYGLAAKEVQFLVSLYTDLQSLKHLGRDIREERLKQWAGPYLKDYPQLSPWEFSAATGSTLGVFMLVAWASQEQRETKEIGEIITVYFPFISALHILLDYFIDQREDLVEGDLNFVSYYEGAEETAERLCYFLKESLVRTSRMRYPIFQDTVVKGLLALYLSDQKVNHPVHQGIAKKLLAQGGWSCQTWYHLCKQLRRYKMI, from the coding sequence TTGAATTCGTTACTAAGTGAAGGTAAATTGATTGCTCGTTTTATTAAAGAAATTTTCCCTCTGGTGCATCATGCTTTGTCTAGGTGGGAGGAGTATGGAGCAAAGATCCCTGATCCGGTTTTAAAAACCCAGGCTTTAGCTAGTTTAAAAAATAAAAAATTTCACTGTCAGGGAGGGAGTATTTATGCCCTTTATCCCAAAGCCGATCAGGCAAGGATGGTATCCTTTATTGTGGCTTTTCAAACGATCAGTGATTATTTGGATAATTTGTGTGACAGGACGGGGTGTGAGGATGAAAGGAGCTTCCGGCAATTACATCTGGCCATGAAAGAAGCTCTTGAACCGGACCTTCCTTTGTCGGATTATTATCTTTATTATCCATACCAATCAGATGGAGGATATTTGAAGGCTTTGGTGCAGGAATGCCGCCGGTGTTTGACTTTCTTTCCCTCTTATGGCTTGGCAGCAAAAGAGGTACAGTTTCTGGTTTCTTTATATACGGACCTGCAATCTTTAAAACATTTGGGCCGGGATATAAGGGAAGAACGGTTGAAACAATGGGCGGGACCTTACTTAAAGGACTATCCCCAATTATCTCCCTGGGAATTTAGCGCCGCAACCGGCTCTACCTTAGGTGTTTTTATGCTGGTGGCCTGGGCTAGTCAGGAGCAAAGGGAAACCAAAGAGATCGGGGAAATCATCACAGTTTATTTTCCCTTTATCTCTGCCCTGCATATTTTATTGGACTATTTTATTGATCAAAGGGAAGACTTGGTGGAGGGGGATTTGAATTTTGTTTCTTATTATGAGGGTGCAGAGGAAACGGCGGAGAGACTATGCTATTTTCTCAAGGAATCCCTGGTCCGAACCTCCCGGATGAGATACCCGATTTTTCAGGACACGGTAGTGAAGGGTTTGCTGGCCCTATATCTTTCGGATCAAAAGGTGAATCATCCTGTTCATCAAGGAATTGCCAAAAAATTACTGGCACAAGGGGGTTGGTCCTGCCAGACCTGGTACCATCTCTGTAAGCAACTGCGCCGTTATAAAATGATCTAG
- a CDS encoding polyprenyl synthetase family protein has translation MEENLVNLSPTAAKKEITVLVPEMHQVEELLYQTLAEAQGTIGEMGTYFLNSGGKRLRPLLIILSGKATAPLTPEREKNLIAAGAAVELIHMASLVHDDIIDQSLYRRGQPSVHALWGAKGAVLAGDFLFAKAFDILVSHNLFSVLKLMVLAIQEMCQGEILQSEQLFQTGQNEKDYFQRIEQKTGTLLAACCQSGALITQGNLRQVTGLKNYGTYLGYTYQITDDLLDFSGNSLDLGKPVCQDLRQGNLTLPILYLLQNQEAGSWVRQVIETKRLKPHHCAEILKILREEGFLLRTEEAAARCATMAKNELAGLSPSLNRTLLEIILEEALKRTS, from the coding sequence ATGGAAGAAAATTTAGTTAACCTGTCCCCGACCGCAGCAAAAAAGGAAATCACGGTGCTGGTTCCGGAGATGCATCAAGTAGAAGAGCTTCTCTATCAAACCTTGGCTGAGGCTCAAGGAACCATCGGAGAAATGGGCACCTATTTTCTAAATTCAGGCGGCAAACGGCTGCGTCCCTTATTAATCATTTTAAGCGGCAAAGCCACAGCTCCCCTGACACCGGAAAGAGAGAAAAATTTGATCGCCGCCGGCGCTGCGGTGGAATTAATCCATATGGCCTCCTTAGTCCATGACGACATCATTGATCAGTCCCTGTATCGCCGGGGACAGCCTTCTGTTCATGCCCTTTGGGGTGCAAAAGGAGCTGTTCTGGCGGGTGATTTTTTATTCGCCAAGGCCTTTGATATCCTGGTATCCCATAACCTTTTTTCCGTTCTCAAACTGATGGTCCTAGCCATTCAAGAAATGTGCCAAGGGGAAATTTTGCAATCTGAGCAGCTTTTCCAAACCGGACAAAACGAAAAAGATTATTTTCAACGGATCGAGCAAAAAACCGGAACACTTCTTGCGGCTTGCTGCCAATCCGGTGCTTTGATCACCCAGGGAAACCTGCGTCAGGTAACCGGACTCAAAAACTATGGTACCTACCTGGGTTATACTTACCAAATTACTGACGATCTTTTGGATTTCTCGGGCAACAGTCTTGATCTAGGGAAACCTGTCTGTCAGGATCTGCGTCAGGGAAATCTTACTCTGCCAATTTTGTATCTGCTCCAGAATCAAGAAGCAGGATCCTGGGTACGGCAAGTCATTGAAACGAAACGACTGAAACCCCATCATTGTGCTGAAATACTAAAAATACTGCGGGAAGAAGGTTTTTTGCTCCGGACAGAAGAAGCAGCGGCAAGATGTGCAACTATGGCCAAAAATGAACTCGCCGGGCTTTCGCCCAGTCTGAATCGTACCCTCCTGGAAATAATCCTGGAAGAAGCCTTAAAACGCACTTCATAG
- a CDS encoding DUF3024 domain-containing protein, whose amino-acid sequence MNSNEIEMIVRATIEAMEVYGGERGFMESLHKFKLGEEKLELWISAFEEGGSPGIRALTESFDMEKEMVTEALKQINDFFQTTWPTLQHRVVRRRNRMTVSIKNKGQNNYYDLCQLRFTPFDGMWHLYWKRNNGTWFPYVSDFDNIGGLLWKTLYLVKLDEFGCFFG is encoded by the coding sequence GTGAATTCAAATGAAATAGAGATGATAGTGAGAGCAACGATTGAGGCGATGGAAGTATATGGCGGTGAGAGGGGTTTTATGGAATCCTTGCACAAGTTTAAGCTGGGCGAAGAAAAATTGGAATTGTGGATCAGCGCTTTTGAAGAGGGGGGCAGCCCCGGAATTCGGGCTTTAACAGAGAGCTTTGATATGGAGAAGGAAATGGTCACCGAGGCCCTTAAACAAATTAATGACTTTTTTCAAACTACCTGGCCAACCCTACAGCATCGGGTAGTACGACGCCGTAACAGGATGACTGTCAGTATTAAAAACAAGGGGCAAAATAATTATTATGATCTTTGCCAATTGCGCTTTACTCCTTTTGATGGAATGTGGCATCTTTATTGGAAAAGAAACAATGGCACATGGTTTCCTTACGTTTCCGATTTTGATAACATCGGAGGACTTCTTTGGAAAACCCTGTACTTGGTGAAACTGGATGAGTTTGGCTGTTTCTTTGGTTAA